The genome window CGACGATCCGCAGGCGGCGTTCGAGCAGTTGCGCGGCGAGGTGGCGCTGGTGCGCCTTGCGGTCGAGGGGTTAGCCCGCGCGCGCGAGTCCATCGAGATTCCCGATTATCAGCCGACGCTCGCCAACACCGAGAAGATATTGCTGGCGCTCACCCAGCGGGTCGATGTGATCGCGAAAAGCCCCGCGATGAAACTCACCCCGGAGACGATGGGAGAGCGTGTAAACGCTTCGGTGGCGAGTGCGACGGGCGAGCTGCACAACCTGGTGAACAGCACGCGATCGGACATGAGCGAGGCGGCGCGGGAATTGCGGGGGCTGATCGGAACGACGCGCGCGCGCTGGCAACAGGATCGGTGGCTGTTTTGGATCGGGTTGGGCGGCGTGGTGCTGGGGATATTGCTCTATGCGCTTCTCGCCGGCCTGATCGCGCGCGCCATGCCCGATAGCTGGCAGTTGCCGGAGCGCATGGCGACGCGGGCGCTTGCCGAACCGACGCTATGGGATGCCGGCACGCATCTGATGCAGCGCGCATCGCCGGCGAGCTGGGAGGGGATCGTCGCGGCCGCCAATCTGGCGCGGGACAATCGCGAGACGATCGAAGCGTGCGGCGCGGCTGCCGCCAAGGCGAAAAAGACGGTGCGCTGCACGATCGAGGTCAAGCCGGCGAACAATGACCGCTGATCGGCGCGCGCGGCCAAGCTCAGCGTCATGCCTTCGCCGATCGCGTAGCGGCCGAGCGCCATATCGCCGCCACCCTACGCCGGCGCGGCACTGCCGAGGGGCGTATCGGCGTGCCCTATCGGCCTATAGGGGCTAGGGGCGAATCACGGATTTCACCTGAATCCCGTCATGCCGTGGCGCAACTCCTGACGATCTCCGCCGCGCACGCTATTGCGCGGCCTCTCTGATCCCGCATAATGTCCGAAAAACACTGTCGGATTGTAAATGTGTCCGACAACATGGTTTTGGGGGTTTTCCGTCATGCTCGTTGGCTACATGCGCGTATCGTCAACCGATGATCGGCAATCGGTCGATCGGCTCTGTTGCAAAGATTGGCGGCAGTCAGAGGTAGGCTGTCGCTCTGCGCCGATCAGGCGGCTGCTGCGAAATGGTGGTTGAGCATGCCCATGGCCTCCGTCAGCGCCGAGGGCCCAATGCCAAAAGCTCTCTCCACAAGGCGCACCTCGCCCCTGATGCCGGGCTGCAGGCACCAGGGGCGAGCCTGTCCTTTGCGCAGGGCTCGCATGACTTCGAATCCCTTGATCGTGGCATAGGCCGTGGGGATCGATTTGAAACCGCGCACCGGCTTGATCAGTATCTTGAGCTTTCCGTGATCGGCCTCGATCACGTTATTGAGATACTTCACCTGCCGGTGGGCCGTCTCCCGGTCCAGCTTTCCTTCGCGCTTCAATTCGGTGATCGCTGCACCATAGCTCGGCGCTTTGTCGGTATTGAGCGTGGCAGGCTTTTCCCAGTGCTTCAGGCCTCGCAGGGCCTTGCCCAGGAACCGCTTCGCTGCCTTGGCGCTGCGGGTCGGCGACAGGTAGAAATCGATCGTGTCGCCCCGCTTGTCGACTGCCCGGTACAGGTAGGTCCACTTGCCCCGCACCTTGACGTAGGTTTCATCCAGGCGCCAGCTCGGATCAAAGCCACGCCGCCAGAACCAGCGCAGCCGCTTCTCCATCTCCGGGGCGTAGCACTGGACCCAGCGATAGATCGTCGTATGGTCGACCGAAATGCCGCGTTCCGCCAGCATTTCCTCAAGGTCGCGATAGCTGATCGGATAGCGACAATACCAGCGCACCGCCCACAGGATCACATCACCCTGGAAATGGCGCCACTTGAAATCCGTCATCGTTCCGTCCGTCCAATCTCCGCCAAGCATGCTCAAGCTTCACGATTTTTGCAACAGAGCCGGCGCGCGGATCCTGTGGTGCACGCCCGTGTTTGGCCAGGCCGTGGGCACTCAACATATCGATGAGATTCTCGCGGTCTGGTATCCGACTCACAAAACCTTCCTCGATCTTTCGGATGCGCCCGGGGCTAAGGAAAGCTACCGCCTGAGAGGCGCCTGCGTGGCCTACGCCGTCATCCATCGATGCTCCGGCAGCAACTCTCCGCTCGACGGCAATGGCTAGAACGATTCCTCGATTGACATGATATTCATCATGCGATATGCATCGCCGACCGGGCAGACCAGAAAATCGCTCAAGGAGAATATCGATGAGCCTCGGCGCAAAGCCATTTGGCGAGAAGAAATTCATTGAGATCAAGGGCCGGCGCATGGCCTATATCGATGAAGGGACCGGCGATCCGATCCTCTTCCAGCACGGCAATCCGACGTCGTCCTATCTGTGGCGCAATATCATGCCGCATTGCGCCGGGCTGGGACGGCTGATCGCCTGTGACCTGATCGGCATGGGCGATTCGGACAAGCTCGATCCGTCGGGGCCCGAGCGTTATGCCTATGCCGAGCATCGTGACTATCTCGACGCGCTGTGGGAGGCGCTCGATCTCGGGGACAGGGTTGTTCTGGTCGTGCATGACTGGGGGTCCGTCCTCGGCTTCGACTGGGCCCGCCGCCACCGCGAGCGTGTACAGGGGATTGCCTATATGGAAGCGGTCACCATGCCGCTCGAATGGGCGGATTTTCCCGAACAGGCTCGCGATCTGTTTCAGGCCTTTCGCTCGCAGGCGGGCGAAGAATTGGTGTTGCAGGACAATGTTTTTGTCGAACAAGTTCTCCCCGGATTGATCCTGCGCCCCTTAAGCGAAGCGGAGATGGCCGCCTATCGCGAGCCCTTCCTCGCCGCCGGCGAAGCCCGTCGACCGACCCTGTCTTGGCCTCGCCAAATCCCGATCGCAGGCACCCCGGCCGACGTGGTCGCGATCGCCCGGGACTATGCCGGCTGGCTCAGCGAAAGCCCGATTCCGAAACTCTTCATCAACGCCGAGCCGGGACACCTGACCACGGGCCGAATACGCGACTTCTGCCGCACATGGCCAAACCAGACCGAAATCACGGTCGCAGGCGCCCATTTCATCCAGGAGGACAGTCCGGACGAGATTGGCGCGGCGATTGCGGCGTTTGTCCGGCGATTGCGCCCAGCATAATCCGGAACCGGCTCATTTTCTAAGATCCGAACAAACCACAGACGCGGCGACGCCGATCACCCGCGCAGGACAATAGGAGAGACCGACATGAGCGACGACATTTTTGGCTCTGTTGCAAAGATTGGCGGCAGTCAGAGGTAGGCTGTCGCTCTGCGCCGATCAGGCGGCTGCTGCGAAATGGTGGTTGAGCATGCCCATGGCCTCCGTCAGCGCCGAGGGCCCAATGCCAAAAGCTCTCTCCACAAGGCGCACCTCGCCCCTGATGCCGGGCTGCAGGCACCAGGGGCGAGCCTGTCCTTTGCGCAGGGCTCGCATGACTTCGAATCCCTTGATCGTGGCATAGGCCGTGGGGATCGATTTGAAACCGCGCACCGGCTTGATCAGTATCTTGAGCTTTCCGTGATCGGCCTCGATCACGTTATTGAGATACTTCACCTGCCGGTGGGCCGTCTCCCGGTCCAGCTTTCCTTCGCGCTTCAATTCGGTGATCGCTGCACCATAGCTCGGCGCTTTGTCGGTATTGAGCGTGGCAGGCTTTTCCCAGTGCTTCAGGCCTCGCAGGGCCTTGCCCAGGAACCGCTTCGCTGCCTTGGCGCTGCGGGTCGGCGACAGGTAGAAATCGATCGTGTCGCCCCGCTTGTCGACTGCCCGGTACAGGTAGGTCCACTTGCCCCGCACCTTGACGTAGGTTTCATCCAGGCGCCAGCTCGGATCAAAGCCACGCCGCCAGAACCAGCGCAGCCGCTTCTCCATCTCCGGGGCGTAGCACTGGACCCAGCGATAGATCGTCGTATGGTCGACCGAAATGCCGCGTTCCGCCAGCATTTCCTCAAGGTCGCGATAGCTGATCGGATAGCGACAATACCAGCGCACCGCCCACAGGATCACATCACCCTGGAAATGGCGCCACTTGAAATCCGTCATCGTTCCGTCCGTCCAATCTCCGCCAAGCATGCTCAAGCTTCACGATTTTTGCAACAGAGCCGGTCGATCTGCAACGCGATGCGCTCACGGCCGCTGGTGTCGATCAACGGCACCTCTACTCCGACAAGGCTTCCGGTGCGCGCGACGATCGCGCCGGCCTGAAAGCCTGCCTCGACTACATGAACGCCGGCGACACGCTGGTTGTCTGGAAGCTCGATCGGCTCGGCCGCTCGCTGCCGCACCTGCTGGCGATCGTCACCGACCTCAAGGAACGCGGCATCGCCTTCCGGTCGCTGACCGAACAGATGGATACCACCACGCCGCATGGCGAGTTGCTGTTCTCGCTGTTCGGCGCGCTCGCCCAATACGAGCGAGCGTTGACGCGGGAGCGGATCATGGCGGGCCTGGCCGCCGCAAAGCGGCGGGGCCGACAAGGTGGACGACCGCCGACGATCGCCGCGGAAAAGATGCAGTTGATAGTTGCCGCTCTGTCCAATGGGGCCAGCAAAGCGTCGGTTTCTCGCACGTTCAGCGTGCCGCGATCAACATTGACGGACACGTTGGAGCGGATCGGGTGGTCAGCGCCGGTCAAGGATACGCCTTGAATAACGACAAAAATATAATTATATTCCCGTCATGTTATCCATGCGCTTTTCCTGGCACCCAGCCAAAGCCGAGAGCAATCTGAGAAAGCATGGCATCAGTTTCGAGACGGCCGCCAGCGCCTTCGCAGACCCCTTTGCGCTTAGCGTGCATGATCGGATCGAAGGCGGCGAGCAACGATGGCAGACCTTGGGCCTGGTCGAAGGACATTTACTCCTGCTGGTGGCCCACACCGTCGCTGAGGATGACGACGACGGCGAATATGTGGAGATCATCCATATCATTTCGGCCCGAAAAGCCGATCGAAAGGAAAGACGACGTTATGAAGAAGAAAGACGCTGATACCGTCCGCTTCCAGCTCGATCCGGGCAATCTGCCCCCCTTGACCGAGGCACAGAAGGCCGAGCTGGATGCCCTGCAGGCGATGCCGGATAGCGGTATCGACTATAGTGATGCCCCGACGCTGACAGAGGATTTCTGGAAGACCGCCGAGCGTGGACGGTTCTATAAGCCGATCAAGCAGCAGGTAACGGCGCGGCTCGACGCCGATGTGCTTGCTTGGCTCAAATCCCAGGGCAAGGGCTATCAGGCTCGCATGAACGCAATCCTTCGGCGCGAGATGTTGGCGGCTGCGAAGGAGCGCCGACACGCTTGACGTGCAGGCCGCAGATGGATGCCGCTTTCACGGCCGGGAGTAACCCGGCCCGGCGTAGGCGCGCGAAGCCGCCAGAGTTGCGGCAATCATGTGTTTTTCGCTATGCTCTTTCTTCTAAAATAGCGACCGGTGAAAAATCCGATCCACGCAATTGCTGGAACAAGCCAAGGCCAAAAGGAAGATAAGAGTAGAATCATGTCGCCCCAGCGGCTCCGAGCAATAGCGTTAATGCAGTCGATCCCAATGTTATCGGAGTAGCGACAAATATTCCGAATTTTTGGTTTGCAAATGATACGAGCGAACAGACCAGTAAGATCACGAATATATCTGGCCAAAATTCACCCAACATACGTATCACGTTGTCTTTCTCCACGAACAGCCATCTACATGCGGCGCACTGCAACCCTAAGTCCAAGAAATCCGTCAAGTAACGAAATTTTGTTAAGAGTCTGTCTTGAATCTCATGGGTAACGAGCGATGCGTCGGATGAGGACGATGGCAGCGGCGGCATAGAGGAGCGCGGTTGCGGATTTGATGGTCCGCTCGAAGTCTTTGGCCAGACGGCGATTGCGGTTGATCCATGCGAAGGTGCGTTCGACGATCCATCGTCTGGGATGGACGACGAAGCCGGTCTGATCGGCGAATTTGCGGACGATTTCGATCGTAATGGAGGTGGCGTCCCGGACGCGATCGCTGTTGTAGGCGCTGTCGGCATAGGCGCGCGCGACGAAGGGATGCCGCTGGTGAGACTGCTGGAGCAAGGGCACCGCGCCATCGCGGTCCTGCACATCGGCAGGATGGACCAGTATGATAAGGGCGCGACCATCGGTATCGACCATTGCATGGCGTTTGCGTCCCATGGTCTTCTTGCCTGCGTCGTAACCACGAGGTCCGCCTGCTTCGGTGGTCTTCACGCTCTGGCTGTCGATGACTGCCGCGGATGGTGCTGGTTCTCGCCCTGTCCGGATGCGATCGATCCGAACGAGATGATGATTGAGGCTTTCGAATACCCCATCGTCGCGCAAGGTGCAGAACCACTGGTATACCGTGCGCCATGGCGGAAAACTGTCGGGCAAAAGCCGCCAGGGACATCCTGCCCGTAGCAGATAGAAAATGGCTTCGACGATTTCGCGCATCGGCCAGCATCGCCGTCGTCCGCGCTGGCTGGCTCAGGGTCTGGACGATTTGCTAGCCCGACGACCGGGGCAGGCCGCGACATGGCTATCCTGGCTGCGCAATGCGCCACAATCGCCGGCAGAGCGCAACATCCTGCGCCTGATCGGACGGCTCGCCTATCCGGCACGAAGCAACATACAGCGTGGGTCTGGATGTCAGCCAGCGCAGCACGAGCATCTGTGTTCTCGATCCCGACGGCAAGACCGTGGTGGAAGGGCAGGCGAAGACTAACCCGTTCGAGATCGGCCGCTATTTGCAGAAGCGCCTGGAAGGGCCGCTGAAGCTCGGTATGGATCGCATTCTGGCTCTACCATGGGCTGCGCAGGAGCGGCGTCTGGTTGAGAAGCGTCTTGAGGCGCAGGGGCGGTTAACCTGCACCGTCAGACGTAGCGCTCACTTATCGAGAAGATCGTTTGTGCCTTTGGCGCTCGGCTAAACAGCGCATGGAAAGCGTCACCTGCTGCAGCTATGCCCTGTTCTGCCAATGTCCGCGTCGGCCAATAAAGTTCGCGCACACCGATCACCGAGGGGCCGGGGAGGACGAGCTTTTCGATCGGATGGCACCGGGTATGGCGAAATGCGCCAAGACGCTCGCCAAGTGCGAAATCGTCGTCTCCGGCCCAGGCCGTGCCGCCTTCCTCGAACACCACCTGGGTAAGCTTGGCGAAGTTCGGTCGTCGGTCGATCGACCAGTTATAGGCCGCCTCGTCACCGCGCAGCGCTTCGGCGCGGCTTTTGAGAACCTCTTCGCGTGCGAAAACGGCAAAGAAGTTGTCCATGTCGACGAAATTCGGCTCATCTTTCAGCGCATAGGCCACATAATCAGGATCGGTCACGAAGGCGGCAGCGTCCGCTTCGCTGTCGAACCAGACTTCGGCGATGCCTTCGTAGCGGTTCTGATCGGCATCGAGGAAATCGACGTCGACCTGATGGCTCTGGACATAGCGCTTGATAATCCGGATGCCTTGTCCCAGCGAGCCGTGGGGATAGCGCCAGTGATCGTGAAACGCCTGAGGCGTCATTCCCACTCTCCGTGCGAAGACCGCCATCATTCGTATTGCGCTCATAGTCCGGTTCCCAACGGTTCTGGCAGTTCAGATTGCGGTGTAGCCGCCATCGGCAGCAATGGCGGCGCCGGTGACGAACGAAGAGGCATCCGACAGCAACCAGGCTGCCGTTTCGCCGATCTCCGCCGGTTCGCCATATCGACCGATCGGGTGGGCGGTTTTCAGGAATTCCGCGTGCGAAGGCTCGTTCTCGATCACCGACATCAGCATCGGAGTGCGGATAGCGCCCGGTAGAACTGCGTTCACGCGGATTCCCTGTTGCCCGTAATCGACGGCAGCGATCCGCGTCAGCCCGATAACGGCATGTTTGGCTGCGATGTACTCGCCATGTGCGGGGATCGCGACGGTGCCGCCAACCGACGCCGTGTTCACGATCGAACCGCCGCTCCCCGCTTTCAGCATCGCTGCGATCTGATGTTTCATGCAATGAAAAACGCCGAGCACGTTGATATCCAGGGATCGTTGGAAATCGGCGCTCGTCAGTTGATGAAGCGGCACGTTGACCGGCGGCAGCCCCGCATTGTTGAATGCGCCATCAAGGCGACCGAATTCGGTGATGGCGAGTTCCACGGTCGACCACGCGTTGTCCTCGATACTGACGTCGCAATGGCTGTAGACGGCGTTGCCACCTTCCGCGCGTATCAGTCTGACCGTTTCCTCGGCTGCGGCTTCGACGATATCGGCGACAACCACATTCGCGCCCCGACGGGCAAGAATAAGGGCGGCAGCGCGGCCGATACTGCCGCCTGCGCCCGTCACGATATAGCTGCGTTGCTCCAATCCGGACATTGAGGACCCCATTTTTGACTGACGGGCAAGTGAAGGGCGCTGCCTGTCAGATGCCCAGCGCTTCGCGCACGGTCCTGGCGTTCACCCAGCGATCGACGTGGTGAAGGTTGTGGCGGATCTGTACTTCGCCATCCTGCAACTGCATCGTATCGTATGCGCCGGCCTCGATGCCGCGCTGGGTGCGTTCGGTGTTCGTCACGTCCTCCAGCAGGATTTCCGCGATGCGCGTGATATAGAGTTCCTGTTGCAGCTTTTCCCGCCCGGTCAGTGGCTTGGGTACATGAAACTCGGCTTCCCACCGCGTGCGATTGACGCTGATCGGCCAGAACCTGTGCGACCAGAAACCGCCGGGCGAAAGGTTTATGTGCAGCGTGGGAAAAGCGACGGCGATGTCCAGCGCCCAGTGTTTCGATTGCTTGGGATTGATCGCGGGATGATCGAGATACTCGGTCATCCCCGCCGTTTCCGCGGCACCCAGCACGTTGCCGGTATCGCGGTTCGCATAGGCCATCTTTTCGACCATCGCATCTTCGGGCGGAGCGTAGTCCGGATTGCCGAAAGTGGAAAACTGGCGGTGTGGTCCCCAGAAGCGTGCATCGAGCGGGCGGGAATGCGGATTGACCGCGCTGGCGAAAGTCTTGCCGATCGTCGCCGGGTGGATCGAAGGGATATGGTAGGTTTCCGAAAAGGCATCGGCCAGCACTTTCCAGTTCGCATCGAGATGCGCCTCGAAATAGAGTGACGTATCCGTATTTTCCCAAGAAACCCCGGCAAACCGCGTTCCGAAGTCTCCAAGGAATTCCTGCAGGCTGACTTCGGGCTGCTTCTGGTGGTTGAGGAATATCCAGCCTTCCCACACATCGGTGGCGATCGGCACGAGGCCGCATTTCTTCTTGTCGAGATCGAAGAAGTTCGCCTCGTCTGGCACGCCCATCAGGCTGCCGTCGTTGCGGTAGACCCAGTTGTGGTAATTGCAGGAGAAGCGCGAGGCGCGGCCGCGCTCGGTCAACACGGCTCTGTTGCAAAAATCGTGAAGCTTGAGCATGCTTGGCGGAGATTGGACGGACGGAACGATGACGGATTTCAAGTGGCGCCATTTCCAGGGTGATGTGATCCTGTGGGCGGTGCGCTGGTATTGTCGCTATCCGATCAGCTATCGCGACCTTGAGGAAATGCTGGCGGAACGCGGCATTTCGGTCGACCATACGACGATCTATCGCTGGGTCCAGTGCTACGCCCCGGAGATGGAGAAGCGGCTGCGCTGGTTCTGGCGGCGTGGCTTTGATCCGAGCTGGCGCCTGGATGAAACCTACGTCAAGGTGCGGGGCAAGTGGACCTACCTGTACCGGGCAGTCGACAAGCGGGGCGACACGATCGATTTCTACCTGTCGCCGACCCGCAGCGCCAAGGCAGCGAAGCGGTTCCTGGGCAAGGCCCTGCGAGGCCTGAAGCACTGGGAAAAGCCTGCCACGCTCAATACCGACAAAGCGCCGAGCTATGGTGCAGCGATCACCGAATTGAAGCGCGAAGGAAAGCTGGACCGGGAGACGGCCCACCGGCAGGTGAAGTATCTCAATAACGTGATCGAGGCCGATCACGGAAAGCTCAAGATACTGATCAAGCCGGTGCGCGGTTTCAAATCGATCCCCACGGCCTATGCCACGATCAAGGGATTCGAAGTCATGCGAGCCCTGCGCAAAGGACAGGCTCGCCCCTGGTGCCTGCAGCCCGGCATCAGGGGCGAGGTGCGCCTTGTGGAGAGAGCTTTTGGCATTGGGCCCTCGGCGCTGACGGAGGCCATGGGCATGCTCAACCACCATTTCGCAGCAGCCGCCTGATCGGCGCAGAGCGACAGCCTACCTCTGACTGCCGCCAATCTTTGCAACAGGAGGGGCCATGCGGCGGGCAACGGCCTGGCCGACGCGCCAGACGCCGGTCAGGTTGGTATCGAGAACCTGTGCCCAATCTTGTTCCGTCATATCGAGAAAAGGCGCGGTCGCCGCGACGCCGGCATTGTTGACAAGGATCTGGATCGGGCCGAGCTCGTCCTCGATCCGTGCGACGGCCGCATCAACGCTGGCCCGATCGGTAACATCGAGCGCTACGGCAAGTGCTTTGCCGCCTTGGTCGGTAATCGCCTTTGCCGTGTCCGCGACCCGGTCGATGCTGCGCGCCGCGAGGGCGACATGTGCGCCGTTCGCCGCGAGCAGCAGTCCGAAATGGCGCCCAAGACCGCTCGATGCGCCGGTCACCAATGCGATACGGTCCTGGAGAGGATATACTTCGGACATGATCACCGGTCCTGTTTTCCGCAGAGGATATCTCTTTGGCTACCCCGCAGGCGGCCGTGAAAAGCGTTCGCCTTAGCGGAGCGTCTCGTTGAGCCACCTCAGTCCCGCCTCGGCGGCCATCATGCCTCTCGCCTTGTCGGAATAGAGCGTTATGTGGGTCGTGTGCGGCAACACCACAAGTTCCTTGCGGGGGCAAGGAATGGCATTGAACGTATCGATTTCAAGATCCCATAGGGTAATATCGTCCCCTTCGGCAACCACCATCATGACAGGTGTGTTGATGACGCGACCAACAAAGCTGTTCACATTGTAATTTAGGAGCAATTCGACCGATTCGACAGTGCTCTTGTTCTGATAGAGCGGCGCGTCATTTTTCTTGATCTCGTTAAAGACAATTTCCGCTTCCGGCACCGGCCAGCAAGGAATGTCATTGACGTAATCAATGGTGGCGTGCGGCAAATAGAGTTGCTCACCGGGCTTTTCATAACGTAGCGCGCGATCATCGGCGATCAGCTTCAGAAGTTGGCGCCAGCCGTTTACGCCATGGATACGACGCATATTCTCATATCCGTCGATAACGGGAACATGGCTGATGACCGTTTTCACCCGCTCGTCGATCGCTGCAAGGATGATGACATGGCCGCCGGAATAGGAAATGCCCCAGGCCCCGATCTTGTCGGGGTCGACCGCAGGGTGGCGCTCGAGGAAGCTGATGGCGTTCTGATAATCCCGGATCTGCGCCCAGGGATCCAGATGCTGGCGATTGTCGCCG of Sphingobium sp. TKS contains these proteins:
- a CDS encoding BrnT family toxin → MLSMRFSWHPAKAESNLRKHGISFETAASAFADPFALSVHDRIEGGEQRWQTLGLVEGHLLLLVAHTVAEDDDDGEYVEIIHIISARKADRKERRRYEEERR
- a CDS encoding aromatic ring-hydroxylating oxygenase subunit alpha; amino-acid sequence: MLTERGRASRFSCNYHNWVYRNDGSLMGVPDEANFFDLDKKKCGLVPIATDVWEGWIFLNHQKQPEVSLQEFLGDFGTRFAGVSWENTDTSLYFEAHLDANWKVLADAFSETYHIPSIHPATIGKTFASAVNPHSRPLDARFWGPHRQFSTFGNPDYAPPEDAMVEKMAYANRDTGNVLGAAETAGMTEYLDHPAINPKQSKHWALDIAVAFPTLHINLSPGGFWSHRFWPISVNRTRWEAEFHVPKPLTGREKLQQELYITRIAEILLEDVTNTERTQRGIEAGAYDTMQLQDGEVQIRHNLHHVDRWVNARTVREALGI
- a CDS encoding SDR family NAD(P)-dependent oxidoreductase; amino-acid sequence: MSEVYPLQDRIALVTGASSGLGRHFGLLLAANGAHVALAARSIDRVADTAKAITDQGGKALAVALDVTDRASVDAAVARIEDELGPIQILVNNAGVAATAPFLDMTEQDWAQVLDTNLTGVWRVGQAVARRMAPPVAKIGGSQR
- a CDS encoding IS6-like element IS6100 family transposase, yielding MTDFKWRHFQGDVILWAVRWYCRYPISYRDLEEMLAERGISVDHTTIYRWVQCYAPEMEKRLRWFWRRGFDPSWRLDETYVKVRGKWTYLYRAVDKRGDTIDFYLSPTRSAKAAKRFLGKALRGLKHWEKPATLNTDKAPSYGAAITELKREGKLDRETAHRQVKYLNNVIEADHGKLKILIKPVRGFKSIPTAYATIKGFEVMRALRKGQARPWCLQPGIRGEVRLVERAFGIGPSALTEAMGMLNHHFAAAA
- a CDS encoding DUF6118 family protein; the encoded protein is MMDEDNYRNNGRAGDDPQAAFEQLRGEVALVRLAVEGLARARESIEIPDYQPTLANTEKILLALTQRVDVIAKSPAMKLTPETMGERVNASVASATGELHNLVNSTRSDMSEAARELRGLIGTTRARWQQDRWLFWIGLGGVVLGILLYALLAGLIARAMPDSWQLPERMATRALAEPTLWDAGTHLMQRASPASWEGIVAAANLARDNRETIEACGAAAAKAKKTVRCTIEVKPANNDR
- a CDS encoding BrnA antitoxin family protein, with the protein product MKKKDADTVRFQLDPGNLPPLTEAQKAELDALQAMPDSGIDYSDAPTLTEDFWKTAERGRFYKPIKQQVTARLDADVLAWLKSQGKGYQARMNAILRREMLAAAKERRHA
- the linB gene encoding haloalkane dehalogenase, whose product is MSLGAKPFGEKKFIEIKGRRMAYIDEGTGDPILFQHGNPTSSYLWRNIMPHCAGLGRLIACDLIGMGDSDKLDPSGPERYAYAEHRDYLDALWEALDLGDRVVLVVHDWGSVLGFDWARRHRERVQGIAYMEAVTMPLEWADFPEQARDLFQAFRSQAGEELVLQDNVFVEQVLPGLILRPLSEAEMAAYREPFLAAGEARRPTLSWPRQIPIAGTPADVVAIARDYAGWLSESPIPKLFINAEPGHLTTGRIRDFCRTWPNQTEITVAGAHFIQEDSPDEIGAAIAAFVRRLRPA
- a CDS encoding alpha/beta hydrolase, with amino-acid sequence MVQRLDVEFQSEGDTVRGWLYTPDEGGRRPTVVLAGGWCYVREVTMPTYAQKFAENGFNALIIDYRNLGVSGGDNRQHLDPWAQIRDYQNAISFLERHPAVDPDKIGAWGISYSGGHVIILAAIDERVKTVISHVPVIDGYENMRRIHGVNGWRQLLKLIADDRALRYEKPGEQLYLPHATIDYVNDIPCWPVPEAEIVFNEIKKNDAPLYQNKSTVESVELLLNYNVNSFVGRVINTPVMMVVAEGDDITLWDLEIDTFNAIPCPRKELVVLPHTTHITLYSDKARGMMAAEAGLRWLNETLR
- a CDS encoding EthD domain-containing protein, giving the protein MTPQAFHDHWRYPHGSLGQGIRIIKRYVQSHQVDVDFLDADQNRYEGIAEVWFDSEADAAAFVTDPDYVAYALKDEPNFVDMDNFFAVFAREEVLKSRAEALRGDEAAYNWSIDRRPNFAKLTQVVFEEGGTAWAGDDDFALGERLGAFRHTRCHPIEKLVLPGPSVIGVRELYWPTRTLAEQGIAAAGDAFHALFSRAPKAQTIFSISERYV
- a CDS encoding recombinase family protein; the encoded protein is MFATEPVDLQRDALTAAGVDQRHLYSDKASGARDDRAGLKACLDYMNAGDTLVVWKLDRLGRSLPHLLAIVTDLKERGIAFRSLTEQMDTTTPHGELLFSLFGALAQYERALTRERIMAGLAAAKRRGRQGGRPPTIAAEKMQLIVAALSNGASKASVSRTFSVPRSTLTDTLERIGWSAPVKDTP
- a CDS encoding SDR family NAD(P)-dependent oxidoreductase; its protein translation is MSGLEQRSYIVTGAGGSIGRAAALILARRGANVVVADIVEAAAEETVRLIRAEGGNAVYSHCDVSIEDNAWSTVELAITEFGRLDGAFNNAGLPPVNVPLHQLTSADFQRSLDINVLGVFHCMKHQIAAMLKAGSGGSIVNTASVGGTVAIPAHGEYIAAKHAVIGLTRIAAVDYGQQGIRVNAVLPGAIRTPMLMSVIENEPSHAEFLKTAHPIGRYGEPAEIGETAAWLLSDASSFVTGAAIAADGGYTAI